A single window of Pseudomonas benzenivorans DNA harbors:
- a CDS encoding zinc-binding dehydrogenase has protein sequence MLLQVLAAGINNTEINTRVGWYSSSVTSGTESAVTAEDKLTPKADGGWNEATPFPFIQGTDCCGRIVAVAPGGDERTIGLRVLVRACMRKSGFASTETIWMGSDFDGTFAEFVKVRADEVFPVACDWSDVELATIPCAYGTAENMLHRGQVVSGMHVLVAGASGGVGSAAVQLAKRRGAKVTAIAAKAKAEQVLAIGADRVIDRNADVVACLGEESVDIVIDNVAGTGFGGLLQVLKRGGRYVSSGAIGGPLVTLDMRTLYLKDLTLIGSTAWDEPVFQNLISYIERGELRPLVAKVFPLERIADAQREFLEKKHTGNFVLVPPPLGREV, from the coding sequence GTGTTGCTGCAAGTTCTGGCCGCCGGTATCAATAATACGGAAATCAACACTCGCGTCGGCTGGTACTCTTCCTCAGTTACTTCTGGCACAGAGTCAGCAGTCACTGCCGAGGATAAGTTGACCCCTAAAGCAGACGGAGGTTGGAATGAGGCTACGCCGTTTCCGTTCATTCAGGGCACCGATTGCTGTGGGCGAATAGTTGCCGTCGCGCCGGGGGGCGATGAGCGCACCATTGGTTTGCGCGTCCTGGTGCGTGCCTGCATGCGTAAGTCTGGCTTCGCATCTACGGAAACCATCTGGATGGGTTCTGATTTCGATGGCACTTTCGCCGAGTTTGTTAAGGTGCGTGCCGACGAGGTGTTCCCGGTGGCATGCGACTGGAGCGATGTGGAACTCGCCACGATTCCCTGTGCCTATGGAACGGCGGAGAACATGCTGCACCGTGGTCAGGTGGTAAGTGGCATGCACGTGCTGGTCGCCGGTGCTTCTGGTGGCGTTGGCTCTGCCGCAGTGCAGCTGGCCAAGCGCAGGGGCGCCAAGGTGACGGCGATTGCAGCCAAGGCCAAGGCGGAGCAGGTACTCGCCATTGGCGCGGATCGGGTCATCGATCGAAACGCTGATGTTGTGGCCTGTCTCGGTGAGGAGTCGGTGGACATCGTTATTGATAATGTTGCGGGCACTGGATTCGGCGGTTTGCTGCAGGTGCTCAAGCGAGGCGGGCGATATGTGTCTTCGGGGGCAATCGGTGGCCCGCTGGTGACTCTCGATATGCGCACCCTCTATTTGAAGGATCTGACACTGATAGGTAGCACCGCTTGGGACGAGCCTGTATTTCAAAACCTGATTTCTTACATTGAGCGCGGCGAGCTTCGGCCTCTTGTGGCGAAGGTATTTCCTCTTGAGCGTATTGCAGATGCGCAACGAGAGTTCTTGGAAAAAAAACATACTGGTAACTTTGTCCTGGTACCGCCGCCATTGGGTCGTGAGGTCTGA
- a CDS encoding BCCT family transporter, with translation MTIQSGVTRSPKIDLQIFVPAMVVIIGLLVPICMNPEMAGKVAGDLIGIITKQMGWLYLLGAFALFTFMLWLALGRYGMVRLGREEDKPDYSKFSWLAMMFCAGMGSSIMNWAFAEPLYFMQGPALGIEAGSNMAAEWAVMYSFFHWGLVPYAIYLMPALPIAYMVYVKRCNLFRISEACVGILGDKAYGPIGKVIDILVILSILGGTATTLGLSVPVLSALFSEALGVADSFGLQISVLVLWTAIFTWSVYRGLSKGIKILSQINTVLALVLLALVFVTGPTLFILDLTTNSLGLLANNFLHMSLWTDPVDKGGYPQAWTVFYWAWWLAYAPMVGLFVARISKGRTVRELILYGFTYGSLGSWIFFAVWGGYAIHAETSGALELSAILAEGGLPATIVAVVKAQPLSGLFILAFIVLFLVFTATTMDSSAYVLASISSEKLTGDEEPARWNRILWAVVLGVAAVAMLLMGGLKAVQSSSIVLALPMLFLMAMLVFSFMRMLKEDHGRRLEPAHHVLKEHEVIAVTVAQSEAVYAKAAIFETGATGKTI, from the coding sequence ATGACAATACAATCTGGTGTAACACGTTCGCCCAAGATCGACTTGCAAATATTTGTGCCCGCAATGGTGGTGATAATCGGGTTGCTGGTACCGATTTGTATGAATCCGGAGATGGCCGGGAAAGTAGCAGGTGATTTGATTGGTATTATCACCAAGCAGATGGGCTGGTTATATTTGCTGGGTGCCTTTGCACTGTTCACATTCATGCTGTGGTTAGCTTTGGGACGTTACGGGATGGTCCGCTTGGGGCGTGAGGAAGACAAACCGGACTACTCTAAGTTCAGTTGGCTGGCGATGATGTTCTGCGCCGGTATGGGTTCATCCATCATGAATTGGGCCTTCGCCGAGCCACTCTACTTTATGCAAGGCCCGGCCCTAGGGATCGAGGCTGGCAGCAATATGGCGGCCGAGTGGGCAGTCATGTATTCGTTCTTTCATTGGGGACTGGTCCCTTACGCAATCTACTTGATGCCGGCACTGCCCATTGCGTACATGGTCTATGTGAAGCGCTGCAATCTTTTCAGGATCAGTGAGGCCTGTGTAGGCATTCTTGGTGACAAGGCTTACGGCCCTATTGGCAAGGTTATCGATATCCTGGTCATCCTGAGTATTCTGGGCGGCACTGCCACCACGCTGGGGCTTTCGGTTCCTGTGTTGTCAGCATTGTTCAGCGAAGCACTCGGGGTCGCAGACTCTTTCGGCTTGCAGATTTCCGTGCTTGTACTCTGGACCGCAATTTTCACCTGGAGCGTGTATCGGGGACTCTCCAAGGGCATCAAGATTCTTAGCCAGATCAATACTGTCCTTGCATTGGTATTGCTCGCACTGGTATTTGTCACCGGTCCTACGCTGTTTATCCTGGACCTGACCACCAACAGCCTTGGGCTGCTCGCAAACAACTTTCTGCATATGAGCCTCTGGACTGACCCGGTTGACAAAGGCGGTTATCCGCAAGCCTGGACTGTCTTCTACTGGGCTTGGTGGCTTGCATACGCTCCGATGGTCGGACTGTTTGTAGCTCGTATTTCCAAAGGTCGTACGGTGCGTGAGCTGATTCTTTACGGGTTTACCTATGGCAGCCTCGGCTCCTGGATCTTCTTCGCCGTTTGGGGCGGCTATGCCATTCATGCTGAAACCAGTGGCGCTCTGGAACTGTCGGCTATATTGGCCGAGGGCGGCCTGCCGGCGACCATCGTCGCTGTAGTCAAGGCTCAGCCGCTGTCCGGCCTGTTTATTCTGGCCTTCATCGTCTTGTTCCTCGTATTCACCGCGACCACGATGGACTCGTCGGCCTACGTTCTGGCTTCTATCAGTTCGGAGAAACTGACCGGGGACGAGGAGCCAGCCCGTTGGAATAGAATTCTCTGGGCTGTCGTGTTGGGGGTCGCTGCGGTCGCCATGTTGCTGATGGGCGGACTTAAGGCCGTGCAGTCATCCAGTATCGTGCTCGCCTTGCCGATGTTGTTCCTCATGGCCATGTTGGTCTTCTCATTTATGCGCATGTTGAAAGAGGATCATGGCCGCCGACTGGAGCCGGCCCATCATGTGCTCAAGGAGCATGAGGTTATAGCGGTCACTGTTGCCCAGAGCGAGGCTGTTTATGCCAAGGCAGCGATTTTCGAGACGGGCGCGACTGGCAAGACCATATAG
- a CDS encoding enoyl-CoA hydratase-related protein — translation MAGIQVKSNGQVLEIVLDRPKANAIDSETSLELNRVFAEFSMDACHRVAILTGAGNKFFCTGGDLKELDAKQGDVDYGKNGFAGLTHFTGLGKPVIAAVNGICVGGGLELLLACDLVVSSCEARFFLSETLIGNVPFLVSVQRLLHRLPRNVAMEMLYTGRQMTASELATYGLINSVVPADQLRSAAYELAEKVIAAAPLAISACKRASAVVEAMSVKQVAEFDDAESLEFFNEVMRSEDAKEGARAFVEKRPPTWRGL, via the coding sequence ATGGCCGGCATTCAGGTCAAGAGCAATGGTCAGGTTCTGGAGATTGTATTGGATCGTCCCAAGGCCAATGCCATCGATTCCGAAACCAGCCTGGAGCTCAATCGGGTGTTCGCCGAGTTCAGCATGGACGCCTGCCATCGGGTGGCCATTCTGACTGGTGCGGGCAACAAGTTTTTCTGTACCGGTGGCGACCTGAAGGAACTGGATGCCAAGCAGGGTGACGTCGACTACGGAAAAAATGGATTCGCTGGGTTGACCCACTTTACCGGCCTGGGCAAGCCCGTGATCGCTGCGGTCAACGGCATCTGCGTAGGGGGCGGCTTGGAGCTGCTGTTGGCATGCGATCTTGTCGTTTCAAGTTGCGAGGCCCGGTTTTTCTTATCCGAAACATTGATTGGCAATGTTCCCTTTCTGGTCAGTGTTCAGCGTTTGCTCCACCGCCTGCCGCGAAACGTTGCCATGGAAATGCTCTATACCGGGCGGCAAATGACGGCCAGTGAATTGGCTACTTACGGGTTGATTAATTCCGTGGTGCCCGCCGATCAGCTACGCAGCGCTGCCTATGAACTGGCAGAGAAAGTAATCGCGGCGGCCCCCCTAGCTATATCCGCGTGCAAGCGGGCATCTGCAGTGGTGGAGGCTATGTCGGTCAAGCAGGTCGCCGAATTTGATGACGCTGAGTCCTTGGAATTCTTTAACGAAGTGATGCGTTCAGAAGATGCAAAAGAGGGAGCAAGAGCCTTTGTCGAGAAACGTCCACCGACGTGGCGCGGTTTATAG
- a CDS encoding acyl-CoA synthetase: MAEITSVLIRTNVGSYEQMMEEFSWAIPDALNIATEICDRHALARPLATAIIEDVDGRVRNYTFADLKRLSDNLAHAFVELGVARGDRVIVSLGQDVEALLAHLACFKVGAISVPVAGLYSGEGLAFRVNDCEAGLVVTNRTGADKLGDLRLPTVRHVVVTHKQAVGAEVDFDSLLQTSHGDFPVADTRADDPALIFYTSGTTGSPKGALHAHRMANAHLPCVQLGFEMAPQIGDVFWTASDWSWLGSLGDLVFPALYLGHPVVVTPGRFSIERAYQAMQLHNISCPFLATAVLRSMSKEPVPEGASFKVRAIMTGGEAMPPEVLRWAQRTFAAAVNDEFGLTESNQTAVGCTTLYSTPEGSVGRLAPGKKVTIIDAAGSELPAGQHGEIAIWHDSPCNMLGYWNRPEQTANKFIGGWMRTGDQGALDDQGFLYYYGRLDDLILVNGLRVGPEEVEAQILLHPAVAEVAVVGIPDERSGESIVAVVKLQAGAEGGQQLVEQLQALVKRNLAAHCYPKKIIFVDTIPVTSTGKIRRGELRRSLVQQTQVAA; this comes from the coding sequence ATGGCGGAGATTACTAGCGTGTTGATTCGAACGAACGTCGGCTCGTATGAGCAAATGATGGAAGAGTTTAGTTGGGCAATTCCGGATGCGTTGAACATCGCAACCGAGATTTGTGATCGGCATGCACTTGCAAGGCCCCTGGCCACGGCAATCATCGAGGATGTTGATGGACGTGTCCGGAACTATACCTTCGCCGACCTTAAGCGCTTGTCTGATAACTTGGCCCACGCATTTGTCGAGCTTGGCGTTGCTCGCGGCGATCGCGTGATTGTGTCATTGGGGCAAGACGTTGAAGCGCTGCTGGCCCACCTGGCCTGCTTTAAAGTCGGCGCTATCTCGGTCCCTGTTGCCGGGCTCTATTCCGGCGAGGGCTTGGCATTCCGTGTGAACGACTGCGAAGCCGGTCTCGTTGTCACGAACCGGACTGGCGCTGACAAGTTGGGTGATCTGCGACTGCCAACCGTCCGACATGTCGTCGTGACGCATAAACAAGCCGTAGGTGCTGAAGTGGATTTCGACAGTCTGCTGCAGACTTCCCATGGTGATTTCCCCGTGGCCGACACGCGCGCAGATGACCCGGCCCTCATTTTCTACACGTCCGGCACCACCGGCTCCCCGAAAGGTGCGCTGCACGCCCACAGGATGGCCAACGCCCATTTGCCTTGTGTGCAGTTGGGGTTTGAGATGGCGCCGCAGATCGGAGACGTCTTCTGGACCGCCTCGGACTGGTCCTGGCTGGGGTCATTGGGTGATCTGGTCTTTCCGGCGCTCTATCTAGGACACCCGGTGGTAGTGACACCTGGACGCTTCTCCATTGAACGCGCCTATCAGGCTATGCAGCTTCATAACATTAGCTGCCCATTCCTTGCCACCGCGGTCCTGCGCTCAATGAGCAAGGAGCCCGTCCCCGAAGGAGCCAGTTTCAAGGTGCGGGCGATTATGACTGGCGGGGAGGCGATGCCGCCTGAAGTCTTGAGGTGGGCGCAAAGAACTTTTGCAGCAGCGGTCAATGATGAGTTTGGACTGACCGAATCGAATCAGACGGCCGTAGGCTGTACGACCTTGTACAGCACCCCGGAGGGATCGGTAGGTCGGCTGGCGCCCGGCAAGAAGGTCACCATCATCGACGCCGCCGGGAGTGAACTACCCGCAGGGCAGCACGGTGAAATTGCCATCTGGCATGACTCGCCCTGCAACATGCTGGGCTACTGGAACCGCCCGGAGCAAACCGCCAACAAGTTCATCGGGGGCTGGATGCGCACCGGTGATCAAGGCGCGCTTGATGATCAGGGGTTTCTTTATTACTACGGCCGTTTGGATGATTTGATTTTGGTCAATGGCTTGCGTGTAGGGCCCGAGGAAGTCGAAGCGCAGATCCTCTTGCATCCTGCAGTGGCTGAAGTGGCTGTGGTCGGTATTCCGGACGAGCGCAGCGGGGAGTCGATAGTCGCAGTGGTAAAGCTGCAGGCTGGCGCCGAGGGTGGGCAGCAACTAGTTGAGCAATTGCAGGCATTGGTAAAGCGCAATCTAGCGGCCCATTGCTACCCGAAGAAAATAATCTTCGTCGACACGATTCCGGTGACGTCAACAGGAAAAATACGGCGTGGTGAGCTGAGACGGTCACTTGTGCAACAGACGCAAGTTGCGGCCTGA
- a CDS encoding LysR family transcriptional regulator, producing MDWDNLRYFLELSRAGKLTAAARRLGVDHTTVARRVQALEKSLDTQLFIRSAAGYQLTEAGRTLLPQAETMESACAVIEKSRTDPLDNLSGLVRIGATEGYGSMMLAPQLAELTRRYPNLGVDLLAVPRMVHLSRHEADIVITLERPERGPFIITKLTDYVLKLYASVGYLEQHPPIRTREDLRTHSFVSYIEDLLYSKELLYLDEIGKPHHVALRSTSILAQQEAAAAGAGVAILPAFSADSDPRLGRVLSDEIEFSRTFWMLMPIELKDLARMRATWDFLREMAERNRPRLMGAESC from the coding sequence ATGGACTGGGACAATCTGCGTTACTTCCTCGAGCTCTCGAGGGCGGGCAAGCTGACGGCTGCGGCGCGTCGGTTGGGTGTAGACCACACGACCGTGGCGCGACGCGTTCAGGCATTGGAGAAGTCGCTGGATACGCAGCTGTTCATCCGCAGTGCCGCGGGGTACCAATTGACGGAAGCCGGTCGCACGTTGCTGCCCCAGGCTGAAACCATGGAAAGCGCGTGCGCGGTCATCGAGAAGTCAAGGACAGATCCGCTCGATAACTTGTCGGGACTTGTTCGTATCGGTGCCACCGAGGGGTACGGTTCGATGATGCTGGCGCCGCAGCTGGCTGAGCTCACCCGGCGTTATCCGAACCTTGGGGTCGATCTTCTGGCCGTGCCGCGCATGGTGCACCTGTCACGGCATGAGGCCGATATCGTGATAACCCTGGAGCGACCTGAGCGCGGGCCTTTCATCATCACCAAGCTGACCGATTACGTGCTCAAGCTCTATGCCTCGGTCGGCTATCTAGAGCAGCATCCTCCCATCCGGACTCGAGAGGACCTGCGAACACATTCCTTCGTCAGCTACATCGAGGATCTGCTGTACAGCAAGGAGTTGCTGTACCTCGACGAGATTGGCAAGCCGCATCACGTCGCCCTGCGCAGTACAAGCATTCTGGCGCAGCAGGAGGCCGCTGCTGCCGGGGCTGGCGTCGCCATTCTTCCGGCCTTTTCTGCAGACAGCGACCCCCGGCTTGGTCGCGTATTGAGTGATGAAATCGAGTTTTCTCGGACCTTCTGGATGCTGATGCCCATAGAGCTAAAAGACCTCGCCCGCATGCGAGCGACTTGGGACTTTCTACGGGAGATGGCAGAACGGAATCGGCCGCGCTTGATGGGCGCCGAGAGCTGTTGA
- a CDS encoding CoA-acylating methylmalonate-semialdehyde dehydrogenase, with amino-acid sequence MQKTAESSVPTVKLLINGELVESRSSEWRDVVNPATQEVLARVPFATQDEMDAAVASAKEAFKTWRKTPIGARARIFLKYQQLIRENIKELAATLTAEQGKTLADAEGDVFRGLEVVEHAASIGTLQMGELANNVAGGVDTYTLLQPLGVCAGITPFNFPAMIPLWMFPMAIATGNTFILKPSEQDPLVTMRLVELALEAGIPKGVLNVIHGGVDAVNLLCDHPDIKAVSFVGSTKVGTHVYNRATQNGKRAQCMMGAKNHAVVLPDANKQQTLNNLLGASFGAAGQRCMALPVVILVGEAQAWLPELIERAKTLKVSAGTEPGTDVGPVVSCSALDRVSSLIASGIEEGAKLELDGRNPSVPGYQDGNFVGPTIFSGVSTQMTVYREEIFGPVLCVMPAANLSEAIELINANPNGNGTALFTRSGAAARHFQEEIDVGQVGINVPIPVPVPLFSFSGSRASKLGDLGPYGKQVVTFYTQTKTVTQRWFDEDDTSAVVNTTITLK; translated from the coding sequence ATGCAAAAGACAGCTGAAAGCTCAGTTCCAACGGTCAAGTTGCTGATCAATGGCGAACTCGTCGAGTCGCGCAGCAGCGAGTGGCGTGACGTAGTCAACCCAGCCACTCAGGAAGTATTGGCGCGCGTTCCCTTCGCCACTCAAGATGAAATGGATGCCGCCGTAGCCAGCGCCAAGGAAGCCTTCAAGACCTGGCGTAAGACACCGATCGGTGCCCGTGCGCGGATTTTCCTCAAGTACCAGCAGCTGATCCGCGAAAACATCAAGGAACTGGCGGCCACGCTTACGGCCGAACAGGGCAAGACACTGGCAGATGCCGAAGGCGACGTGTTTCGCGGCTTGGAAGTGGTGGAGCACGCCGCGAGCATCGGCACTCTGCAGATGGGAGAGCTGGCCAACAATGTCGCCGGCGGAGTCGACACCTACACCTTGCTGCAGCCGCTGGGCGTGTGCGCCGGCATCACCCCGTTCAACTTCCCGGCAATGATCCCGCTGTGGATGTTTCCGATGGCCATCGCGACCGGCAACACCTTCATCCTGAAACCCTCCGAACAGGACCCGCTGGTGACCATGCGCCTGGTAGAACTAGCCTTGGAAGCGGGCATCCCGAAAGGAGTCCTGAACGTCATTCACGGCGGTGTCGATGCAGTGAACCTGCTGTGCGATCACCCGGATATCAAGGCTGTTTCCTTCGTCGGCTCGACCAAAGTTGGCACCCACGTCTACAACCGCGCCACCCAGAACGGCAAGCGTGCCCAGTGCATGATGGGCGCGAAGAACCACGCCGTGGTCCTGCCGGATGCCAACAAGCAGCAGACCCTGAACAATCTGCTCGGCGCCTCCTTCGGCGCTGCCGGGCAGCGCTGCATGGCGTTGCCTGTGGTGATCCTCGTAGGTGAGGCGCAGGCTTGGCTACCCGAGCTGATCGAGCGGGCCAAGACGCTCAAGGTCAGCGCCGGCACCGAGCCAGGCACTGACGTAGGTCCTGTGGTGTCATGCAGCGCCCTGGATCGAGTCAGCAGCCTGATCGCCAGCGGTATCGAGGAAGGCGCCAAGCTCGAGCTGGATGGCCGCAACCCAAGCGTGCCGGGTTACCAGGACGGCAATTTTGTCGGCCCAACCATCTTTTCCGGGGTTAGTACCCAGATGACGGTCTACCGCGAGGAAATCTTCGGGCCGGTACTCTGCGTAATGCCTGCCGCCAACCTGAGCGAAGCGATCGAGTTGATCAACGCCAACCCCAACGGCAACGGAACCGCCTTGTTCACCCGCTCCGGCGCAGCTGCCCGTCACTTCCAGGAAGAGATCGACGTCGGCCAGGTAGGCATCAACGTGCCGATCCCGGTGCCGGTTCCGCTGTTCTCCTTCAGCGGCTCGCGCGCCTCCAAGCTCGGCGACCTTGGCCCGTACGGCAAGCAGGTGGTGACCTTCTACACCCAGACCAAGACGGTCACCCAGCGCTGGTTCGACGAGGACGACACCAGCGCCGTGGTGAACACCACCATCACCCTGAAATGA
- a CDS encoding enoyl-CoA hydratase, giving the protein MDFQTILVEVEQRVGLITLNRPQALNALNSQLISELNQALDYLEADPEVGCLVITGSNRAFAAGADIKEMVDKRHPQIYLEDFFSAADRVAARRKPLIAAVAGYALGGGCELALMCDFIYAADNARFGLPELSLGVIPGIGGTQRLTHALGKAKAMELCLTGRQLSAEEAERAGLVARVFPEAELLERTLKTARDIASKSLPATLMVKECVNRALEISLAEGVRFERRLFHSLFASADQKEGMSAFVEKRPPQFKHC; this is encoded by the coding sequence ATGGACTTCCAAACCATACTGGTCGAGGTTGAACAGCGCGTCGGTCTGATCACCCTGAATCGACCCCAGGCGCTGAATGCCCTGAACAGTCAACTGATCTCCGAGCTGAACCAGGCGCTGGATTACCTGGAAGCCGACCCTGAGGTCGGCTGCCTGGTAATCACTGGCTCGAACAGGGCCTTCGCCGCTGGCGCGGACATCAAGGAGATGGTCGACAAGCGTCACCCACAGATTTACCTGGAAGACTTCTTCTCTGCCGCCGACCGCGTCGCCGCCAGGCGCAAGCCGCTGATCGCAGCGGTAGCGGGCTACGCCCTGGGCGGAGGCTGCGAACTGGCGCTGATGTGCGATTTCATCTATGCGGCTGACAATGCCCGCTTCGGCCTGCCGGAGCTGTCGCTGGGCGTGATCCCAGGGATCGGCGGCACTCAGCGCCTGACCCATGCCCTGGGCAAGGCCAAGGCCATGGAGCTGTGCCTGACCGGGCGCCAGCTTAGCGCAGAGGAAGCCGAACGCGCCGGCCTGGTAGCCCGCGTGTTCCCGGAGGCGGAGCTGCTCGAGCGAACTCTGAAGACTGCCCGCGACATCGCCAGCAAGTCACTGCCCGCCACTCTGATGGTGAAGGAGTGCGTCAACCGCGCGCTTGAAATCAGCCTGGCCGAAGGCGTGCGCTTCGAGCGGCGCCTGTTCCATTCGCTGTTCGCCAGCGCTGACCAGAAGGAAGGCATGAGCGCCTTCGTGGAAAAGCGACCACCGCAATTCAAGCACTGCTAG
- the mmsB gene encoding 3-hydroxyisobutyrate dehydrogenase encodes MHIGFLGLGNMGGPMARNLLKAGHSLTVFDPFPQAVSALVEAGAAAAASPAAVAEANVDVIITMLPTAAHVKEVYLGKDGLLAHASQGVLLIDSSTIDPLSARAVAKLATAQGNPMLDAPVSGGTGGAAAGTLTFMVGGSVSVYDQALPILSAMGKNVVHCGDSGNGQVAKIANNMLLGISMAGVAEAMALGVALGMDAKVLAGIINASSGRCWSSEINNPVPGVLDSAPASRGYSGGFGTDLMLKDLGLATEAAKHARQPVLLGAATQQLYQSHSLQGYGGLDFSSIIKLYQMGNQA; translated from the coding sequence ATGCATATCGGATTTCTTGGCCTCGGCAACATGGGCGGCCCTATGGCCCGCAACCTGCTCAAAGCCGGCCACAGCCTGACCGTCTTCGATCCTTTCCCGCAGGCCGTTTCCGCCTTGGTGGAAGCCGGCGCCGCGGCTGCCGCTTCCCCGGCCGCAGTGGCCGAGGCGAATGTCGATGTAATCATCACCATGCTGCCGACCGCCGCCCATGTGAAGGAAGTCTATCTCGGCAAAGATGGGCTTCTTGCCCATGCCAGCCAAGGCGTTCTGCTGATCGACAGCTCCACTATCGATCCGCTTAGCGCTCGCGCGGTCGCAAAACTGGCCACCGCTCAAGGTAACCCGATGCTCGATGCGCCGGTCTCCGGCGGCACGGGCGGTGCAGCGGCAGGCACCTTGACCTTTATGGTCGGCGGTTCGGTGAGTGTGTATGACCAGGCTCTTCCGATCCTTTCGGCCATGGGCAAGAACGTCGTCCACTGCGGCGATAGCGGCAACGGCCAGGTGGCCAAGATCGCCAACAACATGCTACTCGGCATCTCCATGGCAGGCGTAGCCGAAGCAATGGCACTGGGCGTAGCACTGGGCATGGACGCGAAAGTTCTAGCTGGCATCATCAACGCTTCCAGCGGGCGTTGCTGGAGTTCGGAAATCAACAACCCTGTACCTGGTGTGCTGGACAGCGCCCCAGCGTCGCGCGGTTACAGCGGCGGCTTCGGCACTGACCTGATGCTCAAGGACCTGGGACTGGCCACCGAGGCAGCCAAGCATGCACGCCAGCCAGTGCTCCTCGGGGCCGCAACTCAGCAGCTATACCAGAGCCACAGCCTTCAGGGGTATGGTGGTTTGGACTTCTCCTCGATCATCAAGCTGTACCAGATGGGCAATCAGGCATGA